CGAGCTTGTGTGCAGCAACTCCCTTCGCGCGGATGGCCTTGCCAACGCGGTCGGCGTCCTGAAAGAGGAAATGCGGCGTCTCGGCTCGCTCATCATGGAAGCGGCGGGCGCAACCGCCGTCCCCGCCGGAGGAGCGCTCGCCGTCGATCGCGTCGGATTCTCCCGCTATATCACCGAGCGCGTCGAGAGCCATCCGCGTATCACCGTGATCCGCGAGGAAGTGTTGGAGGTGCCGGACCGCGCGGATGCTGTGACGATCATCGCAAGCGGTCCTCTGACCGACGGTGCGCTGGGCGCCTCGATACAGGCGTATACGGGCGACGATGCCTTTTACTTCTACGACGCGGCGGCGCCGATTGTCACGGCTGCATCCGTCGATATGACCAAGGCCTATCGGGCCGCCCGATACGGTAAGGGTGACGCGGACTACATCAACTGCCCGATGGAAAAGGACGAGTACCTCGCCTTTTACAAGGCGCTGACAAGCGCGGAAGTCGCCGAAGTGCACGCTTTTGAAAAGGAAATCTACTTTGAAGGGTGCATGCCTGTCGAAGTCTTGGCATCGCGCGGAGAGCGGACGCTCCTCTTCGGCCCCTTGAAGCCCGTGGGACTCGAGCATCCCGAGACGGGGAAGCGTCCCTATGCCGTTGTGCAGCTGCGCCGGGATGACGCGGCGGGGACGCTTTACAACATGGTCGGCTTCCAGACACATCTCAAGTGGGGCGAGCAAAAGCGCGTCTTTCAGCTCATTCCAGGACTTGAGAGTGCGGAGTTTGTCCGATACGGCGTCATGCACCGCAATTCCTATATCAATTCCCCGCGGCTCCTGCGTCCGACGATGCAGCTGAAGGAGCACGGCAACATCTTCTTCGCGGGGCAGATGACCGGGGTCGAGGGATATGTGGAGTCGGCGGCGGCGGGCCTCATGGCTGGGCTCAACGCGGCGCGCACGGCGCAGGGGCAGGAGCCCGTCGTGTTTCCGCGGGAGACGGCGCACGGAGCCCTTGCGCACTACATCACCGAGGCGGACGGCAGGCACTTCCAGCCCATGAATGTCAACTTCGGCATTCTGCCGGAATTGGAAGATCGCATCCGCGATAAAAAGAGCAAGAAGGAAAAGCTTGCACAAAGAGCTCTGCAGAGTTTGGACATCTTTAAGGAGATACTGTAGATATGAGCGAAAAACCGGAATTTCACGCAACGACGATTGTTGCCGTACAGAGAAACGGACAGACCGCCATCGCCGGCGACGGACAAGTCACCTTCGGGCAGTCCGCCGTCATGAAGGCAACGGCACGCAAGGTGCGGCGGCTTTACCATGACAAGGTGGTCGCGGGCTTCGCGGGCTCTGTTGCCGATGCCTTTACGCTCTTTGAGAAGTTTGAGGCAAAGCTTGAAGAGCACGGCGGTCAGCTCACGAGAGCGGCCGTTGAGCTTGCGAAGGAATGGCGAACGGACCGCATACTCCGCAAGCTGGAGGCACTCCTCCTGGTGGCGGACAGGGATCAGATCCTCATGATTTCCGGCAACGGCGAAGTCATCGAGCCGGACGGTCACGTCGCGGCGATCGGCTCCGGCGGCTTCTATGCGCTGGCGGCGGCCCGCGCGCTCCACGCGCACGCGGGGGACATGACGGCAGCGGATATGGCGAAGGAAGCGCTCGATATCGCTGCAGACATCTGCGTCTACACGAATCACAACATCCACATAGAAACCATCGACTGAGGAGGGGCAGGATTGAACTTGAATACAGAAACACCGCGCGAGATAGTTGCGGCTCTCGATACCTATATCGTCGGGCAGAAAAAGGCAAAGCGCTCGGTCGCCGTCGCGCTGCGCAACCGCTGGCGTAGCCGCCGCCTGGAAGGGGCGATGCAGGAAGAGGTGATTCCGAAGAACATCCTGATGATTGGTGCGACGGGTGTCGGCAAGACCGAGATTGCCCGCCGCCTCGCGAAGCTCGTCCACGCTCCGTTTATCAAAGTCGAGGCGACGAAGTTCACGGAGGTCGGCTATGTCGGCCGCGATGTCGAGTCCATGGTGCGCGATCTCGCCGAGACGGCCGTCCGCATGGTGCGTCAGAAAAAGCTCGCAGATGTGGCGGAGGAGGCTGTCGCCGCCGCCGAAGAGCGGCTCGTCGACGTCTTTGTCCCGCAGCCGAAGAAGAGCCGGAATCCGATCGGACAATTCTTCTCCGGCGGCGACGATGAAGAGGAAGACAAAGAAGAGGACAAAGAACCGAAGTACGCCGCCGGCCGTGAGTGGATGAAGAAGCGCCTCGCCAAGGGCGAAATGGAAAAGGAAATCATCGAGATCGAGACGGAGGATACCGGCAAGCCCATGGGCGGCATCTTCGCGGGCTCGTCGCTTGAGGGAATGGGCGATAACCTGCAGGACATGGTGTCCAACCTCATGCCGAAAAAAAAGAAGAAGCGGAAAGTGACCGTCGCCGTCGCGCGCAAGCTCTTCCAGCAGGAGGAAGCCGCCAAGCTCGTCGATATGGAAGAGGTGCAGGAGGAGGCGATTCGCGCGGCCGAGAGGAGCGGCATCATCTTCCTCGATGAGATCGACAAGATCGCCGTCAAGGGCGAGGGCAGAGGCCCGGATGTCTCCCGTGAGGGCGTGCAGCGTGACATTCTGCCGATTGTCGAGGGCTCGACCGTCATGACGAAGTACGGACAGGTCAAGACGGACCATATCCTCTTCATTGCCGCGGGCGCGTTCCACACGGCGAAGCCTTCGGATCTGATTCCCGAGCTGCAGGGACGCTTCCCGATCCGCGTCGAGCTCGAGTCCCTGACGGAAGCCGATTTCAAGCGCATCCTGACAGAGCCGAAAAACGCTCTGACGAAGCAGTATCAGGCGCTTCTCGCGACGGAGGGCGTGCAGCTCACCTTTTCCGAGGACGCGATCGATCGATTGGCCGCGCTGGCTGCCGAGGTCAATGCCTCGACGGAGAACATCGGCGCGCGTCGGCTCCACACGATTCTGGAAAAACTGCTGGAGGAGCTCTCGTTTGATGCGCCGGATCTGGAGGAAAAGAGCGTTACTGTCGATGCCGCTTACGTCGATGAGCATCTTGCCGAACTCGTCAAGAATCGCGACTTGAGTCAGTATATCCTGTGAGAAACTCTATGGAAACGGGGGCTGTCAGGCGAAGAGATTCGTTTCGCAGCCCCTTTCGGATGGGCGGAAAACGCCGTTGAATACGGAGAGGATGGTGCTGTGAATGAGGAAGACGAGTGCATTGCTCTGCAGCTTGTTTTTCCTGTGCGTCTGCTTCTTTGGATGCGCGTCAAAGGGCGAAGCGGCGCGCGAGGAGGGGGCTGTGCGGGCGGAGGACTTTGCGTTTCGGGGACTGGCTTTGGGCGCCCCGGAGAAAGACGCCGTCGAGCGCTTCGGTGAGCCGAGCTTTACGAAGGACGTATCGGTCTACGGCATACGCGTCAAATATCTTGTCTACGGCCGCGATTTTCAGATCGGCATCGCGGCGCGCACGGGAAATGTGGTCGATTTTTTGATTACCGATGAGAATTACGTGGCGCGTGACGGCGTGACACGAGGGGCGACGCGGTACAAGATCGTTCAAACGTACGGCTCTGTCAAGCGCGAGATGATCAACGGAAAGATCTGCTATATTTATCCGAATCCGGAAGAAAAGCGCCAGCGGTTCATCATTGAAGGAGATCCGGAGCAGGGCTACCTGCGTTCTATGCGCATCACCGAGCTTCCCATATCCGTCGAGGAGGCCGACGCTTGGGCGGAGGAGGATGAGACATTCTTCGAGGACTCCCTGTTCGCGCCCAAGATGGATGAGAAGGATATCGGCGGCGGGGCCTCCGGCCAGGAGTCGGAGGTGCCGAAGCTCAAATGGGTCAGCAGGGGAAGTGCGAAATGATACACATATCGGATCTGCTCTCCATACGCGGCCGCATGCTCAGATACCTCGGCATATTGGTGAGCTGCCTGATCGCGAGCGCATCCATCAATCTCTTCATCGTGCCGGCGCATCTCCTGTCGGGCGGCGCCTCGGGCATCTCCATGATCCTCTACTACTTGACGGGCTTTCCGATCGGTCTCGGTATGTTTATCCTGAACATTCCGCTCGTCATCGCCGCCTATCGCCACTTGGGACGATCGTATACGCTGGATATCACCTACGGCATGGTGATGTACTCCATATGCCTCGACGCGCTGCACTTTCTTTCGAGCTATGCGCCGCTTTCCGAAGATATCATGCTTTCCGCGATTGTCGGGGGCGCGTTCAACGGCATCGGCTTCGGCCTGCTGTTTCGCTTCGGCGGCAGCTCGGGCGGTCTCGACATCGTGGCGGCAATCGTCAAAAAGTATTGGTCCTTCAACATGGGGAGCGTCATCTTCGCGTTCAACTGCGTGATCATGGCGGCTGCAGGCTCGCTCTTCGGCGTGCAGATGGCATTCTACACGCTGCTTTCAATGTTTACGAATTCCACCGTCACGGATAAGGTCGTTGCGGGCTTCAATCGACGCAAGGTACTGCTCGTCATCTCGGAGCACGTCCAGCAGGTCGCGGAGGGGATCATCCTCGAGGTCGGCCGAGGCGTCACGTTCCTCCACGGGCAGGGCGCTTTTACGCGTCGTGAGCGCGACGTGCTCTTCGTCGTCTGTTCCCTGACGCAGATCAGCAAGATCAAGATGATCGCGGAAAATGTGGATGAGAATGCCTTTATGATCGTGCTGTCCGCCAATGAGGTCATGGGGCGGGGCTTCTCGCTGCCGAGTCTCCACTTCAAGGCGATGCTCAAGGAGCGGAACGATCCCGCCGGGAAGAATGAATAATCGTGTAGGAATGTCAATGATGTGAGACCGAAAATTTAAGAAGCGGGAGACCCATAAATAAATGTCATAGCATCCACTGTAATTCTCTTAGCTTTGACTACCGGATATTCTTGCAGCAGTTCCTTGCGTTTCTCGAAAGGAGACTTCCATCCGAGAACCTTGGTGGGAATGCGATTAGATCGATGGAGATAACGGCGCATTTGCTCTTTCAAATCATCGAGGGAGAAGAATTTCAGTTTGTTGTAAAATCGCTCCTGATCGTTCCTGTGGCTGCGTTCCACCTTCCCATTATGCCGTGGTGTTCGAGGTCGGATGCGTTTGTGCCGGATACCGAGTTTCTCGCAGAGAGCATCAAGCGGGTGGACTCGTTCTGTCTTGCACGTGTGGGCAAACTCCGGACCATTGTCAGTCTGGAGGGTCTGCGGCTGGTAGCCGAAAAAGGTGATTGCACGGAGCAGGAAATCGCAAGTGGAGGCACTGCTAACCTCTTCATAGGGATGGATGTAACGCTCGCGGGAGGCCTCGTCTATAACGGTGTACTGAAAAAATGCTTGTGGCGTACTTCCGACATAACAGGCAGAGGGAACATATTTGACATCCATCTGCCATTTTACGCCGGGTTGTTGCGGGGTATGATAGGGTTGCGGTTTCCTGGATGCTGTTTTGGTGTCGGTGCGTGACGGACGCAAGCCAAGACGGATAAGTACGCGGTAGAGCGAGCCCGGGTGGCGTTGATAGCCTTTGTGCATTTTGAGTTTACCATACATTTCTCCGACGGAAATATGCGGGTTGCGCCTATGGAGGTTGCAAATCCAAGTTTGTTCCTCTTCGGTATGTGCTTTCGGGTGTTGTGTGTGTGGTCGATGGGATTTGTCCATCAAGGATTCCGGCGTGCCGTCATATTTTTTGTTCCAACGCATAAGTGAGGCTTTGGAGATTTTGTAACGACGGCAGACAAAGGATATATCCTCTTCATGGCGATAAAGCTGGACGGCATAGATGCGTGTCTTAAGTTCATGTGGCAGATAGCGTTTGATTTGTGTTATACTGGACATGGCGATGAAACCTCCTTTGGTCATGTTGTTGGTGCTAAACACATTCTAAAGGATTTCATCGCTTTTGTATATCCTGTTCCAGTCTCACATCTATTGTAATCCTACAATCCCGCCGGGAAGAATGAATAATCGAAGCTTCCCTATACAGGGAAAATCTGCTATAATAACTCTATCTGTGCAGCGCGGTTCAAGGAGGTGGAGAGGTGCAGATCACCTATCTGTTAAACAGCGGCTTTACGGTGTTTTTAGAAGATCGGGAGACGCTGCTGGTCTTTGATGATTTTCGCGATCCGGCGAACATTGTGGACGATCTTATAGAAAAGGCCAAGTGCGTCTATTTCTTTATATCGCATTCCCATTTTGATCATTTTGATACGCATATCATCGCGTACGCGCCGCGCGTGAAAGCATATATTGCAAGCGAAGAGATTCAAGGGACGCGGGGAGGCGGGCAGATGCCCGCGGAGAAGACCGTCTTTATGAAGAATTATGATGTATACCGCGACGGCTGTATCGCTGTGGACAGCTATGATTCCACGGATGCGGGGACATCTTTTTGCGTGACGGTCGGCGATACGCGCATCTTCCATGCCGGCGACTTCAACTGGTGGCACTGGAAAGGCGATACCGAAGAGAACAACAAGTTTGCGCGCAACGGCTTCATGAAGCAAATGAAGCGCCTTGACGGACTGGAAGCGGACATCGCGTTCTTCCCCGTGGACTCGCGCCTGGAGGAGTTTGCCGCGCTGGGCGCAAAGGAGTTTTGCGCGCGCACGAACGTGAAGGCGCTCGTTACGATGCACAATGCCACAGGTCCTTCGGTCGTCCTGCCGGAGGATTTCTTTGCGGTCGGAAGGGAGATTCCCGTATGGGAGCCGAGGGAAGCCGGAGAGAGGCGCTATTTGGATAAGGGAGGCCTTCACACATGAAAAAGCGGATGCTTATGCTGTTTGCCGCGTCGCTTCTCGTCGTCGCGACGGGATGCCTAGCAGCGGGAAAAAGTGATGTACATAAAGGAGACGGTGCAATGAATCCAACGGCAGTTATTGAGACGAATAAGGGTACCATCGAGATTGAGCTCTATGCGGACAAGGCGCCGAATACGGTGGCGAACTTTGTCGAGCTCGCGGAGAAGGGCTTCTATAACGGCGTCATCTTCCACCGCGTCATCGACGGCTTCATGATCCAGGGCGGCGATCCGACGGGCACGGGCATGGGCGGCCCCGGATACCAGATTCCGGATGAGTTCGGCGACGGGCTGAAGCACAACAGCGAGGGCATCCTCTCCATGGCAAACGCGGGCCCGAATACGGGAGGGTCGCAGTTCTTCATCACACTGGACAAGACACCGTGGCTCGACGGCAAACATGCCGTTTTCGGCAAGGTGAAGAAGGGCATGGATGTCGTCAAGGAGATCGGTCATGTGGATACGGACTTCCAGGACCGTCCGCTCGAGAAGATCGTGATGGAGAAGGTCACGATTGTAAAGCCTTGATGGCCGCCTTTACCTACATCCTCGAATGCGCGGACGGCAGCTACTATACGGGCTGGACGAATGACATCGAGAAGCGTCTGAAGGCGCACAACAGCGGCAGAGGAGCCAAGTACACGCGAGGGCGCACGCCCGTCGTGCTGCGCTATCTCGAGGAGAGCGCGGACCGAAGCCTTGCCGAGCAGCGGGAAGCGGCCATCAAGAAGCTGCCGCGTCCGCAGAAGGAAGAGTTGATCAGGGACTACATGGAGCGTTTAGCCGTGCCGTCTCCTTGCGGTGATGTTAGGAGCGTCATGACAGACGTATATGTAAAGATGACCGGCAGGCGGAAGGATACGGACGGAGAGATCGAGGAGATCGTCGCGGAATGCTCCGCCAAGGCGGCAACGCGCGGCGGCAAACACTATATCCGCTATGCGGATGAGCTGCTCGTCGAGGGAGCCTCCGTCCCAACGACGCTGAAGATCGCCGAAGGGGCGCTGACGGTTCTGCGGAGCGGTGCCGTCGACGCCGCCTTTCACTATGCCGAAGGGCATAGACAGGAGGCACTGTATAAGACGCCGCTGGGTGATTTTCCCATGCGGCATGATACGAAGTCCATCGCGATTGACTATGACGGCACGGAGGGGACTGTCGAAGTCGTGTACGACGTGTATTTCGGCAGCGAGCTGCAGGGCGAGAATGTGCTTCGCATAGAGGTGAAAAGGAGAACGTAGAATTTTGGATATAAAAGAGAAACTGAAAGAGGCTATCCGGAAGGCATTGATGACCGCCATCGAGGACGGCGCTCTCCCTGCGGGCGAGATTCCGGAAGTTCTCCTGGAGGTGCCACCCGCAAAGGAATTCGGCGACTATGCGTCCAATGTGGCGATGCAGTCGGCACGCGTCTTTCGGGCGAATCCGCGGAAGATCGCCGAGGCACTTGTCGAGCGCCTCAAAGAGGACTGGATAGAGCGCGTTGAGATCGCGGGTCCCGGCTTTTTGAATGTGTACCTGAAGAGCGACGTTCTCTACACGGAGTTTGCCTCGCTCCTCGCGCGCAAGGACAGCTTCGGTCAGCTGCCGCCCAAGGACGTCGAGCGCATCATGGTCGAGTACGTCAGCGCCAATCCGACGGGTCTCCTGCACGTCGGTCACGGCAGAGGCGCGGCGGCGGGTTCCGCCATTGTCAATCTCCTCAAGGCGGCGGGCTATCCCGTCTATGCGGAATACTACATCAACGACGCGGGAAATCAGATGGACAACCTGGCGCTTTCCGTCAACGCCCGCTACCTCGCGCTCTGCGGACAAGAGGTCGAGTTCCCGGAGAACGGATACCACGGCGCGGACATCGTGGACACGGCAAAGCGCATTTACGAAAGAGACGGCGATGCGTATGCCTCGATGGCGGAGGAGGAGCGGCTGGCGATCCTCAAGGAGCTGGCTCTGAAGGAAAAGCTCGGGCAGCTCAAAATCGACCTCGAGAACTTCCGCGTCACGTTTGACAACTGGTTCAGCGAGCGCACGCTCCATCCCGGACCTGTCAAGGCTGCCGTTGACGCGCTCGTCGCCAACGGCAACGCCTACGAAAAGGACGGCGCCATCTGGCTCAAATCGACGGCGTACGGCGATGACAAGGACCGCGTCATCTACCGTGACAACGGAGTCCCGACGTATCTTGCCGCGGATATTGCCTATCATAAGGACAAGTTCGACCGCGGCTTCGGAAGGCTCATCAATATCTGGGGCTCCGATCACCACGGCTATGTCGCGCGCGTCAAAGCGGCCATGAAGGGACTTGGCTATGACGCGGAGAAGCTGGAGATTTTGCTTCTGCAGATGGTCAGCCTCTATCGCGGCGGTGAGCTCGTCAAGATGTCGAAGCGCACGGGTGAGAGTGTCACGCTGGAAGAGCTCATTGAAGAGGTCGGCGCCGATGCCGCGCGCTACTTCTTCCTGATGCGCTCTCTCGACAGCCAGCTTGACTTTGATCTCGACTTGGCGAAGTCAAAGTCGAACGAGAATCCCGTCTACTACATCCAATATGCGCATGCCCGCATTGCGAGCATTTTCCGGCAGGCGGAGGAAGTCGGGGCGAAGCTCGGCGACAGCCCCGATCTCTCGCTGCTCGTCGATGAGCAGGAGATTGATCTGATCAAGAAGATCGGCACGTATGAAGAAGAGCTGGAAAAGGCGGCCGCCGATCTCGCGCCGCAGCGCATTGCGCGATTCGCCTATGATACGGCGGCGCTCTTCCACAGTTTCTACAACAAGTGTCGCATCATCGGCGAGGCGGATGATATCCGCGAAGCACGATTGGCGCTTGCCATGATGACAGGATTCGCTATCAAAAAGGCGCTCGCTGTCCTGGGTGTTTCCGCGCCGGAGCGCATGTGATCGTCCACAGGAGGTTCCTATTTTGGCTACGAAGAAAAAAGAAGAATTTGATTTCCTAAACAACACAGAGGTAGATGCCGCGTATTACATTCTGTCCAAGAAGGGTGAAGCGATGTTCTACAAGGATCTCGTGCTCGAGGTCATCGATAAGAAGCGCAAGCCTGCCCAGTCGCTCTCGAATGCGATTGCCGAGGTCTACACACTCATCAATATGGACAGCCGATTTCACTACGAAGGGGAAGGGCTGTGGGGGCTTACGGCTTGGAATCCGCCGGAGGTCAAGCGCAGCTCCTCGAAGAGCGCTTCCGGCGGCGCGAAGACGACACGCCGCCGCGAAAAGCTGTTGGAAGGTATTCAGGAAGAGTAGGAGAGGTCGGAAAACATGGCTAAGTATATATTTGTCACTGGCGGTGTGGTATCTTCTCT
This portion of the Selenomonas sp. TAMA-11512 genome encodes:
- the trmFO gene encoding methylenetetrahydrofolate--tRNA-(uracil(54)-C(5))-methyltransferase (FADH(2)-oxidizing) TrmFO; this translates as MIEAKRVIVVGAGLAGSEAAWQAAERGARVTLYEMRPVRETPAHKTADFAELVCSNSLRADGLANAVGVLKEEMRRLGSLIMEAAGATAVPAGGALAVDRVGFSRYITERVESHPRITVIREEVLEVPDRADAVTIIASGPLTDGALGASIQAYTGDDAFYFYDAAAPIVTAASVDMTKAYRAARYGKGDADYINCPMEKDEYLAFYKALTSAEVAEVHAFEKEIYFEGCMPVEVLASRGERTLLFGPLKPVGLEHPETGKRPYAVVQLRRDDAAGTLYNMVGFQTHLKWGEQKRVFQLIPGLESAEFVRYGVMHRNSYINSPRLLRPTMQLKEHGNIFFAGQMTGVEGYVESAAAGLMAGLNAARTAQGQEPVVFPRETAHGALAHYITEADGRHFQPMNVNFGILPELEDRIRDKKSKKEKLAQRALQSLDIFKEIL
- a CDS encoding peptidylprolyl isomerase, which codes for MKKRMLMLFAASLLVVATGCLAAGKSDVHKGDGAMNPTAVIETNKGTIEIELYADKAPNTVANFVELAEKGFYNGVIFHRVIDGFMIQGGDPTGTGMGGPGYQIPDEFGDGLKHNSEGILSMANAGPNTGGSQFFITLDKTPWLDGKHAVFGKVKKGMDVVKEIGHVDTDFQDRPLEKIVMEKVTIVKP
- a CDS encoding DUF1934 family protein translates to MAAFTYILECADGSYYTGWTNDIEKRLKAHNSGRGAKYTRGRTPVVLRYLEESADRSLAEQREAAIKKLPRPQKEELIRDYMERLAVPSPCGDVRSVMTDVYVKMTGRRKDTDGEIEEIVAECSAKAATRGGKHYIRYADELLVEGASVPTTLKIAEGALTVLRSGAVDAAFHYAEGHRQEALYKTPLGDFPMRHDTKSIAIDYDGTEGTVEVVYDVYFGSELQGENVLRIEVKRRT
- a CDS encoding MBL fold metallo-hydrolase, with protein sequence MQITYLLNSGFTVFLEDRETLLVFDDFRDPANIVDDLIEKAKCVYFFISHSHFDHFDTHIIAYAPRVKAYIASEEIQGTRGGGQMPAEKTVFMKNYDVYRDGCIAVDSYDSTDAGTSFCVTVGDTRIFHAGDFNWWHWKGDTEENNKFARNGFMKQMKRLDGLEADIAFFPVDSRLEEFAALGAKEFCARTNVKALVTMHNATGPSVVLPEDFFAVGREIPVWEPREAGERRYLDKGGLHT
- the argS gene encoding arginine--tRNA ligase gives rise to the protein MDIKEKLKEAIRKALMTAIEDGALPAGEIPEVLLEVPPAKEFGDYASNVAMQSARVFRANPRKIAEALVERLKEDWIERVEIAGPGFLNVYLKSDVLYTEFASLLARKDSFGQLPPKDVERIMVEYVSANPTGLLHVGHGRGAAAGSAIVNLLKAAGYPVYAEYYINDAGNQMDNLALSVNARYLALCGQEVEFPENGYHGADIVDTAKRIYERDGDAYASMAEEERLAILKELALKEKLGQLKIDLENFRVTFDNWFSERTLHPGPVKAAVDALVANGNAYEKDGAIWLKSTAYGDDKDRVIYRDNGVPTYLAADIAYHKDKFDRGFGRLINIWGSDHHGYVARVKAAMKGLGYDAEKLEILLLQMVSLYRGGELVKMSKRTGESVTLEELIEEVGADAARYFFLMRSLDSQLDFDLDLAKSKSNENPVYYIQYAHARIASIFRQAEEVGAKLGDSPDLSLLVDEQEIDLIKKIGTYEEELEKAAADLAPQRIARFAYDTAALFHSFYNKCRIIGEADDIREARLALAMMTGFAIKKALAVLGVSAPERM
- the rpoE gene encoding DNA-directed RNA polymerase subunit delta; the protein is MATKKKEEFDFLNNTEVDAAYYILSKKGEAMFYKDLVLEVIDKKRKPAQSLSNAIAEVYTLINMDSRFHYEGEGLWGLTAWNPPEVKRSSSKSASGGAKTTRRREKLLEGIQEE
- the hslU gene encoding ATP-dependent protease ATPase subunit HslU; translation: MNLNTETPREIVAALDTYIVGQKKAKRSVAVALRNRWRSRRLEGAMQEEVIPKNILMIGATGVGKTEIARRLAKLVHAPFIKVEATKFTEVGYVGRDVESMVRDLAETAVRMVRQKKLADVAEEAVAAAEERLVDVFVPQPKKSRNPIGQFFSGGDDEEEDKEEDKEPKYAAGREWMKKRLAKGEMEKEIIEIETEDTGKPMGGIFAGSSLEGMGDNLQDMVSNLMPKKKKKRKVTVAVARKLFQQEEAAKLVDMEEVQEEAIRAAERSGIIFLDEIDKIAVKGEGRGPDVSREGVQRDILPIVEGSTVMTKYGQVKTDHILFIAAGAFHTAKPSDLIPELQGRFPIRVELESLTEADFKRILTEPKNALTKQYQALLATEGVQLTFSEDAIDRLAALAAEVNASTENIGARRLHTILEKLLEELSFDAPDLEEKSVTVDAAYVDEHLAELVKNRDLSQYIL
- a CDS encoding YitT family protein; translated protein: MIHISDLLSIRGRMLRYLGILVSCLIASASINLFIVPAHLLSGGASGISMILYYLTGFPIGLGMFILNIPLVIAAYRHLGRSYTLDITYGMVMYSICLDALHFLSSYAPLSEDIMLSAIVGGAFNGIGFGLLFRFGGSSGGLDIVAAIVKKYWSFNMGSVIFAFNCVIMAAAGSLFGVQMAFYTLLSMFTNSTVTDKVVAGFNRRKVLLVISEHVQQVAEGIILEVGRGVTFLHGQGAFTRRERDVLFVVCSLTQISKIKMIAENVDENAFMIVLSANEVMGRGFSLPSLHFKAMLKERNDPAGKNE
- the hslV gene encoding ATP-dependent protease subunit HslV — protein: MSEKPEFHATTIVAVQRNGQTAIAGDGQVTFGQSAVMKATARKVRRLYHDKVVAGFAGSVADAFTLFEKFEAKLEEHGGQLTRAAVELAKEWRTDRILRKLEALLLVADRDQILMISGNGEVIEPDGHVAAIGSGGFYALAAARALHAHAGDMTAADMAKEALDIAADICVYTNHNIHIETID